A portion of the Plasmodium relictum strain SGS1 genome assembly, chromosome: 11 genome contains these proteins:
- a CDS encoding N-acetylglucosaminylphosphatidylinositol deacetylase, putative has product MDYIKLLSAFFIIILVYVLFSYLKLKKNIFLKYLKKKQNVCLIIAHPDDEIMFFFPTLKLLFDKKEKNEIFLFSLSNGNLYGLGKIREKELFHVWSYLGGERRNCKVLNNINIQDGWDYWDEENISNILNDYCSKHNINTILTFDNYGISGHPNHISIFNSVRLLSKIKEIDIFILNSTNIIHKYMGFISFPFLLHKKFLISFFNPLLLLRVNAFI; this is encoded by the exons ATGGATTATATAAAACTTCTAAGcgctttttttataataatattagtttatgttttattttcatatttaaaactaaaaaaaaatatatttctaaaatatttaaaaaagaagcaAAATGTTTGTTTAATTATTGCACATCCAGATGATGAAATTATGTTCTTTTTTCCCACGttgaaattattatttgataaaaaagaaaaaaatgaaatttttcttttttctctaAGTAATGGAAATTTATATGGGCTTGGTAAAATAAGAGAAAAAGAACTCTTTCATGTATGGTCATATTTAGGAGGAGAAAGACGAAACTGCAAAGTCttaaataacataaatattCAAGATGGTTGGGATTATTGggatgaagaaaatatttctaatatCCTAAATGATTATTGTTCCAAACATAATATCAATACA ATTCTAACTTTTGACAATTATGGGATATCAGGCCATCCTAATCATATAAGCATTTTTAATAGTGTCCG gttattgtcaaaaattaaagaaatagatatttttatattaaattcaactaatataattcataaatatatgggatttatttcatttccttttcttttacacaaaaa GTTtctcatttctttttttaatccACTTTTGTTGTTAAg gGTCAATGCATTTATATAA